The genomic interval TTCTTCCAAATACGTATTGATTGCCGTCATCGTCTGCGCTACCTTCTTGCTCTCATCTACAGTAGGCGTAATGAACGCGGGCAAAATATGTTTCTCCGCATCGGTCTCCGCCCAAACCTTGACCGCCTCATCCTGTTGTGGAAACGTGTTGGTCGTTTTTTGCTCATGCATCGGAAACGGACCATTCGGAACCGTAAATTGCGCCAGCATCTGCTGCGAAGTGTACTTTTCGTTTTTCACGATCATATCGGTAAATTTCGGAACACCGTTGTCCATCGTGTAGCTTTCGCCTTCAACGCCGAAGTTGTACATCATGGTTCCTTGCTCGCTAAATGCGAAATCCAGCCATTTTACGATCGTTTCCAGGTCTTTCGCTGATGTCGTCACGGCCGCGCTTGCTTTCGGGTTATATTTGAAATCGCGCTGTCCAGTGAATGGTTTTTCGCCTGCTTTCAATACCGGATAAGGAGCCGCTGCGAGATTAAAATCCGGATTTTGTGCTTTGCCGGACTCCAGCCATTTGCCCATCCCGCCGCCCAGCAGGTAAACAGTTGCGCCGGACTCGCCGTTCAGAAACCGCTTATCCAGCGTGTTGCGCTCTACGATTGGAAAGTCTTTATCAATCAGCCCTTCGGAATACCACTGGCGGAACAACGTCAAAACATCTTTGTATTGCGGATCTAACGGACCGTATTTCACTTTGCCCTGATCGTCAATATAGAAGCCGTGCGACGTTTTGTATGCGCCGAAAAACGCATCCTGTAAATTCATTTTGTTCGCGTATAGTGCCGTCAGTGGTGCCGCGGCGCCTTTTTTCTCTTTGAACGCTGTCAGGACCTTATGCCAATCATCTATTGTTACAGGCAATTGCAGCCCCAGCTCATCCAGCCAGTCTTTGCGCAGCATTGGTCCGCGGAAGACTACGCCTTCCGAGTTGCGTACCATCGGGAAGGCATAATATTGGCCGCTGTCGGTTTTCACCATTTTATCCAGATCCGGATTAGCTTCCAGCATCTTCTTTAGATTAGGCGCATATTGATCGATTAAATCATTGAGCGGTACGATAACCCCGTCTGCAATCGCCTTTTCTGGACCACCTGGATAGATGCTCCAGTCGTACTCCAGCACATCCGGCAGCTTGCTGGAAGCCAGCAACAAATTAAACTGCTCTTCCGCTTGACCATCGGTCGGGTGGATGTAGGTTACTTTCACGCCGGTAGCTTCTGCAATCGCCTTCCCGATTGGCGCTTCCGCCAGATTCGTTGTAAATGTAATCAAGTTTCCGTTGATTGGAGCCCAGTACGAGAACGTATCTTTGGTATTCAGCGGATAAACCGGCTTATTCGCTCCCTCGTTGCCTTTGCTTTCGTCATTGCCGCCCGTATTGCTGACGGCGCTTTGAGTTGGCTCTGTCTTGTCCTTGTTGCCGGAGCCCCCATTACTAGTGCATGCGGTTAACAACAATGAGAGTACCATTGTGATCCCCAGTGTAAGCTGCAGCCCTTTGTGCATCTTGCCGTTACGTTTTTTCGCCATTGTGCCCCTCCGTTCTTTTCGTATGAATATGTTGGTGTGAATACGCTTTCATCGTAACGCTAATTCAGTGTCACAAACCATTGTCAAAACCTCAAATATACTGCAATTTCTCGAAAATGAGGGTAGCAAAACCGCAAGTTAACCGCTTTTTCTTGAAAAAAAGCCCGAGAGCTACTTGACTTCCCTGTAGCGCCCGGGCGTAATGCCTTCGAACTTTTTAAATATGCGGTGGAAGGTATTCACATCGTTGTAACCGACCATCAGCGATATTTCGCTGACATTATATTTCTCACTGGTAAGCAGCAATTTGGCCTGCGCCAACCGCGTCTTGTTAATGTAGTCGAGCAGAGATTCGCCCGCAAGATCCTTAAACAGTTTGGAAACATACGACGGCGTCATGGAGAAGGCTTCCCCGATCATCGAAATGTTCAGGTTCTCGTCTTGGTAATACTCGTTAACATATTTCATGACCTTATCGATTAGCGGATTGCTGCAGTATTCGCGGTTATTATTAACGTAGCCGCACAAAAGCTCCAGCATATCGTATAGCTGGCTGCGCATCTCCCCAACCGTCTGGCATTGCATCAGGCGTTCGATGGCGCGCACTCCGTCAGGCATATCCGGCTTGCCCGCGATGCGGATTTCTCCGATTACTTTTTGCAGCGTTGCCATCAGATCGAACATGAGACATTTCGCTGTATGGAATGGATACGGCTCTGTCGTAACATTTTTCTGAACAATCTCCCCGACAAACGTTTTCGCCTTTTCGAGCTGGCCTTCGCGAACCATAACGATCAATTGCTGCTCGGCCTTGAGAGGATAAAAATAACCACCAGGAGCAGTCCCCTGGTTGTCGCTGCCGCTCAGGTCCGCATAATGAATAATGCCCCCGCTGCCTGCAATGATACGGTATTCCATCGCCTCGACCGCTTCCTGAAACGCCTGGAAGATGCCATATTCGCCCTCCTGCTGTGCACTGATGGCAGCGGTCAACTGGACATCGGCATGACTTGCGATGAACGACATCGTTTCTTCCGCGATGTGCTCCAGCTCCCCCCGCTGCTTCTCCGGCGAAACAAGCTGATGGTTGACGATGCAGGCGAGCAGCTCCTGGTCCAGTTCTACCGCATAGGCGTTAACGGACTTTCGCGCAACCTCCTCGACCACATTGGCGATCAGGAAGTGCAGCAACCGCTTGTTATGTACCTGATCCTCATCCTTACGATGGAACTTGCCGAAATGCTCGATGCGCAGCAAGATGACAGAAAATCCGCCCAGCGGGAAGCGCAGGTCATAGGCTGAGAACGATTCGTGCAGCGGGATATGGCTGTCGAGCTGCCCCTTCAGCAACCGCTGCAGGAAATGCGATCGGAGTGTATTGTTATGCTGATTCAGCTTGTTATGAAGCTCCTCCTTCTCATGGAAGGTGCTGCTCAGCGCCTGCTCCAGAAAGGAGTATTCATTAGAGCCGCGATCGAATGTAACACCTGCCTTGAACGACAAGCTCTGTATAAGCGCATGAATAGGCAGGTAGTTCCGCTTGAGCAGCCAATACGTCACACCACCGCCAATAATAAGGCAAAGCAAGATGCTTGCGATCGTCAATTGCTCTACCACGTTCATCTTCTGGTGGTATACGCCCGCCGGAAGCGTCATTACATATTTCCATCCCGTAATGGAGGAGGTCGTGTAGGATGCAACAAGCTTGCTACCGGAAGCCTCGATCTCCAGTTGCCCCGACTCTTCCGGCATATCGCCGTAGTGCAGAGCAGGTTCCGCCAGCGACTCGCCCGTAGACGCAATGAACCGGTTGTCTTCATCCAAAATAAAGATTGTGCCTTCCTCAGGCACCGACGCTTGCTCCAGCAGCTTGCTGCGGTCAATCATGAATAGCAAGACAGCTCCCGGCTGATTCATGATCGTTGACGTCGCATTTTGGGCATACATGACCGTAGGCCTCCACTCATTCTCTTCAGACACAACAACCGAGTGGTAGCCTTTAATGTACCATTGGTCAAAATATTCTTGAAACGACTGGAATGGCATTTGCTCTTCAAGGCGGATATGGTCGTATAACCCTTCGATGTTCATACGGTTGTTGCGGGCGATGACCGTATCGCTATTTTTGTAGTAAATATAAATGCCTTCAAGAAAATCGTTAGCGATTTCGTATACGCGCAAATCATTGGCGATTTGGTATATTTCATAGTGATCTGAATCAGACAACATGGGATCGGCAGAAATAAATGATGCGATTCGCCTGTTGAGGCTCACCTCGAGGCTCAGGTTCTCGATTCCTTTGAACTGGCTATCTATGGCTTGCTCCATCTGAACAAGAATGGATTGGTTGGCGCGGTTAATTTCGGCCTTTACAACGTTCAGCGTCGC from Paenibacillus sp. FSL K6-3182 carries:
- a CDS encoding extracellular solute-binding protein, yielding MAKKRNGKMHKGLQLTLGITMVLSLLLTACTSNGGSGNKDKTEPTQSAVSNTGGNDESKGNEGANKPVYPLNTKDTFSYWAPINGNLITFTTNLAEAPIGKAIAEATGVKVTYIHPTDGQAEEQFNLLLASSKLPDVLEYDWSIYPGGPEKAIADGVIVPLNDLIDQYAPNLKKMLEANPDLDKMVKTDSGQYYAFPMVRNSEGVVFRGPMLRKDWLDELGLQLPVTIDDWHKVLTAFKEKKGAAAPLTALYANKMNLQDAFFGAYKTSHGFYIDDQGKVKYGPLDPQYKDVLTLFRQWYSEGLIDKDFPIVERNTLDKRFLNGESGATVYLLGGGMGKWLESGKAQNPDFNLAAAPYPVLKAGEKPFTGQRDFKYNPKASAAVTTSAKDLETIVKWLDFAFSEQGTMMYNFGVEGESYTMDNGVPKFTDMIVKNEKYTSQQMLAQFTVPNGPFPMHEQKTTNTFPQQDEAVKVWAETDAEKHILPAFITPTVDESKKVAQTMTAINTYLEEMFIKFLMGNESLDKFDSFVKQLEDMGIRDVIDIYQGALERYNKR
- a CDS encoding AraC family transcriptional regulator; its protein translation is MAQTRNRWTIYLKQLRHKNRSVFLTWMLSYISVLLVPILISGVIYGATLNVVKAEINRANQSILVQMEQAIDSQFKGIENLSLEVSLNRRIASFISADPMLSDSDHYEIYQIANDLRVYEIANDFLEGIYIYYKNSDTVIARNNRMNIEGLYDHIRLEEQMPFQSFQEYFDQWYIKGYHSVVVSEENEWRPTVMYAQNATSTIMNQPGAVLLFMIDRSKLLEQASVPEEGTIFILDEDNRFIASTGESLAEPALHYGDMPEESGQLEIEASGSKLVASYTTSSITGWKYVMTLPAGVYHQKMNVVEQLTIASILLCLIIGGGVTYWLLKRNYLPIHALIQSLSFKAGVTFDRGSNEYSFLEQALSSTFHEKEELHNKLNQHNNTLRSHFLQRLLKGQLDSHIPLHESFSAYDLRFPLGGFSVILLRIEHFGKFHRKDEDQVHNKRLLHFLIANVVEEVARKSVNAYAVELDQELLACIVNHQLVSPEKQRGELEHIAEETMSFIASHADVQLTAAISAQQEGEYGIFQAFQEAVEAMEYRIIAGSGGIIHYADLSGSDNQGTAPGGYFYPLKAEQQLIVMVREGQLEKAKTFVGEIVQKNVTTEPYPFHTAKCLMFDLMATLQKVIGEIRIAGKPDMPDGVRAIERLMQCQTVGEMRSQLYDMLELLCGYVNNNREYCSNPLIDKVMKYVNEYYQDENLNISMIGEAFSMTPSYVSKLFKDLAGESLLDYINKTRLAQAKLLLTSEKYNVSEISLMVGYNDVNTFHRIFKKFEGITPGRYREVK